AATGGACCAAGACTTGATAATGTAGCCGGCCTTGATTGGCTCATTAACCAAGGGCATGCACAAAAAGGTAACATTCTATTGATGGGGGGAAGCTTCGGAGGGTATATGGCACTTCTGCTACACGGTCGTCATGCGGATTATTTTAAAGCGGTTGTCGATATTTTCGGACCATCCAACCTCTTCTCATTTATCAATTCCGTTCCAGAAGACTGGAAGCCAGTCATGGATCAGTGGGTAGGAAATCCGGAAAAAGATAAAGAAAAACTAATCGAGTTTTCGCCTATCACCTATTTAGAATCCATGATAAAGCCAATGCTTGTCATTCAAGGAGCAAACGATCCCCGTGTCGTCAAAGCAGAATCAGATCAAATCGTTCGAGCGTTGAAGGATAAAGGAAGAGATGTCGATTATATGCTTCTGGAAGATGAAGGACATGGATTTTCCAAAAAAGAAAATGAAATTGCCGTCTATCAAAAAATACTCACATTCTTAAAGCGATTCACAGCAATAACAGAGAAGGTATAATCTGCATCTAAAAATTCGTTTAATTTCATTTAATTGGAAACCCTGCCACTCACATTCAAAGGGATGAAGCAGGGTTTTATGTTTGAAAACTGGATGTTATTTTAGGTTCGGCGGTTTGGGGAGTTAATAAATAGCTTCCCAGTTTGGCGTGTTTTAAAAAAACCTGACAATTAAAACTCAGAATTCCCTGAATAAACTCTGGTCATCTAGTCATAAAGTGCTATATAATATACGGAAAAATATTTTTTGTTAAACGGAGTTGATCGCATTGCCACGGGAATTATTGTTATACATACTCGTAGTTATAATGGCAGGTGTTTTAAGCTTTTTCCTGTGTTTATTTGCACAGTTAAGGATCAAGGATGCACCTGGAGCAAAACCCTATATTCTCGTGACATTATTGTCTTCCATTTTTACTTTTTCCTATGCTTTCGAACTTTCCAGTACATCTTTGGAACAAATCATATTCTGGTTAAGGGTCGAGTACTTGGCCTTACCATTCATCCCAGTATTCCTTTTGTTGATGTGCATTGAATATATAGGGCAGAGAATTAAGAAGGTTTGGCAATATGCGCTCTTCATCATTCCGTTCATCACCATCTTCTTGCATTATACAAATGACCTTCATCACTTGTATTACAAATCAATGGAATTGAGAAGCGATAGTCCTTTTCCAATTATAAAATTGGTGGGGGGCCCTTGGTTTTACGTCCAATCCCTATTTCTTTTTTTATGTGTCATGATAAGTATAATCATATTGCTAAAGCAGGTGAAAAAATCCTCATTCAGATTCAGGATGCAAATATCAATGATGGTGGCAGGTCTTCTTATTCCTATAATGGCAAATTACTATTATATTAATGGATTAAGCTCATATGGTATCGATCTTGGTCCTGTATCCATGAGTATCACGTTTATCTTTCATGGTGCGGCACTTTTGACTTTTCAAATGTTCAATGTAGCCCCGATCGCTCGGGAAACTGTCTTTGAAAGTATGAAAGAGGGTGTCATCGTTTTAAATCAACAGGGTTTGATTGTTGACTATAACCATGGAATGCGCAAAGTCATACCCATGTTGGATGAACATTCCATAGGTAAATCGATTACAAGTGTGCTAAATGGGAATCATCATCTTAGCGAAATAATCGAACTTAAGCAAGACAGTGATTTTAATTGCAGCCTAAATGGTAAATTGGTTCATTACCATATTGGTTTTTCACCCGTGCTCAACAAAAGTAACCTGCCTATCGGACAGATCATCACCTTCGCCAACGTAACTGAAAGAGTGCTTATGCTGGAAAAGTTGAAACAACTGGCCAGCTTGGATGGATTAACCCAAATATTGAATAGAACATTTTTCATTAATGAATCGGAAATGTTATTCGATGCTCTAAGCATGGAAGGCGGCAGTGTTTCAGTCATCATGTTCGATATCGATCATTTCAAAGATGTAAATGATACTTTTGGACATGAAGCAGGGGATGCGGTCATAACGCTTGTTGCAAATACTGCAAAGGAACACATTCGGGAAGGAGATTTATTGGGGCGTTATGGCGGTGAAGAATTTATCATATGTTTGCCGGACACCGCTTTAGCCACTGCATATGAGTTGGCCGATATTATAAGGGAAAAGGTATCTGAAAGCATTACAGTTGTTAATGAAGAAAAGATTTCCGTTTCCTGTAGTTTCGGGGTGACTCATGTCTTAATTAAAGCTGGTGACCGAAGCCAATCCATCAAAACATTGATGCCACGGGCCGACCAAGCCTTATATGCCGCAAAGAAGAATGGACGAAATTGTGTAAAGATCATCGCCTAAGATAACAGAACCATCCCATTAAACCTTGAACTTGTTCTAGGTTTTTTTATTGTGTTCAAAATTCCTGACAATATTGAACTGTATAATGCATAATAAATGCCCTACTTTTTACTTGCTCTGTATACTCTATATCCGAGGCTGTTTCCATAAGATAGAATGAGGCGGTAATGTTCGTCCATGACTCGTTCCAAGGATTCATTCAATGGCTGAACGAGGCTATTTAATGCTGAAGAATTCATTAATTCCTCTAAGACGGTACTCGATCTCAAGATTTTTAAATCTGTAAATCCGTTTTGTTGGAAGGCCTTTAACCATTCGGATTGCGTCAATAATTCTCTTAAATTATAAAAGTCCATGATTTCTTTTTTTGAGGCAGAATCAAGGCTGGTTTCTGCTGTCATATCAATGGATAACAAAGTTCCTTCTAGTTTAAGGACCCTGAAAAATTCACGGAGCGATTTTTGTATATCCGTGAATGCAGTCGTTGATTCGGCTATGATAAAGTCAAAAGAATGATTGTCAAAAGGCAGTTCTTCTATTGAAGCCTTATATAGGTCAATGCTTAAGTTAGCTTGTTGGAATCTTTTTTTTGCATGTTTCACCATCTCTGGGTGATTATCAAGCGCGGATACTTGGCAAAGAAACGTTTTTGCCAAGTAAGATGAGGTTTGCCCAGTCCCGCATCCGGCATCAAGGATTATTGACGTATGATCGATTTCTTCATTTTTCAAGAGCTGCTTAGTCAGTTCAAATCCACCAGGGTGTGCCCCTTCAATTCCAATTATGGCTAGTGCGTCTTGGTATGAGTGGTTCATGGCATAATCTCCTTTGGTACATGTATAAATGTATTTTATGCTTTGGTTTCAAAGTGTGTTTAACCATTAACAAGGAATATAGGAAAGACTTTTAAAGGTTTGGTGGGTATTTAATTCATGCAGGCTAGTCCCCGAATGCATACGATGTATAATCGACGGACAAGGGGAGTGTAAAATGGGTTATCATAATTATTATCATAAATGCAGGCAAGGTGTTGGAAGGCCGGTTGAAATTCGTACAAGTAGAGGAACCGTTCATCGGGGAATCATACACCGGGTTACACCGAACCGTGTATATATTCGTCCATTTGACGGTGGCGGAAACCTTGGTGGGTTTGGTTATGGAGGTTTTAATGCAGGATTTGGATGGGGTGCTGCAAATGGATTTGCCTTTGGGGCAATTGCATCTTTAGTTTTTCTCGCATTTCTCTGGTAATCGAATGATGAAAATATTAAAAAACCTGAAAAATTATCAGGTTTTTTATTTTGTTCACAATCGGAATCCAACCAAAAAAACTGGAAAGAAATATGAATAGCAGTACGGCTTCTTTTTTCTGGATTTAATCTCTAATCGATCCTTTTTGTTGAACTTTCTTCTTTTTGGGGGTTCAACACAAATACATACAGCTGATCTTTCTGTTTTCACTCCTGTTATCCGTTAGTAAAACTGTAAAACCTTGAATTAAGTTGGCTTGATTGCTGAAGTTAAAAAGACCGGGCAAGACGGAATCCTAGGTCGTCTATGCAAAATGTCGGATGGCTGCGCCGACGACATGAAGCTCCACAACCCCTGGCATCCTCAGCCCAGCTACCACCTCGAAAAATACGGTAGGTGCCGTACACTTGTTCATCATATAAATCCCAGCACCACTCCCAAACATTCCCTAACATATCATGCAAACCCCATGGATTCGGTTCCTTTGTTCCTACTTCATGGATTATGCCCCCTGAATTTTCGTTATACCAGGCAATCTTATTCAGATCACCATATCTATAACCAGCAGTCCCAGCTTTACATGCATATTGCCACTCTGCTTCTGAAGGAAGTCGAAAACCGCTTGATTCCCAATCACAAACTATGTTTTCACCATTTTTAGAATAACACTCTCCCAGTCCAGCTTTCCGTGAAAGTAGATTACAAAAAGAAATTGCATCATTCCAAGAAATATTCACAACAGGTTTTAAATCTCGATCAAAAGAATTAGGCGATTTATTTGTAATATCATAGTAGAAATCCCTAGTAACAGGATAACGGGCAAGAAGGAATGGTCTTATTTCAGCTTTCCATTTGCTTTTAATTCTGTCGTCCCTTAATTCTATTTCTCCCCCTGGAATTTTCACCATTGGACAGTTAATGTAACTCATTATTTCCTTAGACAAGCTACCTTCCTCCAAATGATCAGAATTTTACAAATCTTACCACAATCAGAACTATTAAATCAATACAAATATAGATTCAAATATGTGCAAACCACCGTTTTGAAGAGGGTATGCGGAGTAGATGTGATTATGTAATGCAATTATGATTGGAACACATTAATTTTTCTTGGTGCATGAACTATCGAGCGGGGAAGGGAGCAAGCTTAAGCTTCATGACCCCCATTTAATTAATATTAATAAGTTTGTAGGTTTTGGAATACAAATTATAAGTGAGTTTCGATACTTTAAATTATGGGGGAGAGCGAATGAACGAGTTTTTGGAAAAAACAGCAAGATTTGAGCATCGGTTTTGGCTGCAAATCTTAGGAGACCATGGCAGGTTCATCCATGAGTCTTTAGCTCCGGTTGAAGTGGAAAACATTGAAATTGCCTCAGAATTCATTCGAATTTTTGATACTCTCCTTGGTAAAGCCAATTCAGAAGAGATTTCGCAACTAACTGCCATGGCAGAAGAAGAGGCATTAAGGTTTCGAGAGTTTAAGCTATCCCTACTTAAAGAACATCTGGTAGGTAAAATAAAAATACATCTTTCACCTTCATTCATTAATCATATGGTGAACGAATTAGAAGAATATTTAAGATTATTGAAATACTTCAATTCAAATCAAATGCCGCCTGTTTTCCATGAACTTCATCATCATTTGCTTTGGCTGTTAGATGCAGCTGGGCATGCAGGTGCAATATCATCCAATATGGATGAAGTTGAAAAAAGATTAAAGGAGAAAAGTGACCAATATAAAAAACATTTTAATGATTTTTATTTAAAAGCTGTTGAAATGGCTGGATATTTACGAACCAATCTGTCAACATTCCCAGCATTGGAAAAATTGAATCAGGACGTTACTTTGGAAATTAAATTCTTTCAGCACTTTCTGCTTGAATTGGAGGAGCTTGACCTCAGTGCGCAGGCTCTTGGAACGTTTTCACCATTAATGGCAGATCATATGTGGCGTGAAGAATGTTATTATTTAACGAAACTCGCTGAATCGACAGACACAGAAAAGCCAAACTGCGATCCAGCGAAACCTAGGCTAGTGGAATAAAAAAGTGAACCAGAGAGCCCTTTCTATAAAAGGGGCTCAAATCTGTTGAATTTAACTTCAAACTCAGTAGGATATTTAACTCTTCGAAGAAGCGTTCGGTCATCTTGTCTTTCTGAGCCTCGCATGGTTAAATACGTTTTTCTCGGTTGGTTAACATTACGGAGTGTAATTTTTAAGGAAGTTAATTCCTATCCTTATGTTATACTAAAAGAACTAAAATCAATTATAGAAGTATAGGAGTGCTGAAAGATGTTTGGAAATACTTCCAATTTGACAGATGGCATTTATTTTGGAGAATCGTTACCACAACAAATCGCTAAACACATTTTAAAAAAAATCATTGAAGGGGAAATAGAAGCTGGAGAGAAAATCGTCGAAGAAGACATTTCCAAAGAATTGAATACGAGCCGTGCACCAGTACGCGAAGCCCTTTATCTATTGCAGGTTGACGGTATTGTTGAGAGGATACCAAGACGGGGAACGATCGTCAAGCCATTTTCACAAAAGGAAATCATTGAATATAATGATGTTACGATCGGGCTGATCCAGATGGGCATTGAATTTTCCCAAGGGAGATGGCACGAAGAAAATAAGCAATCATTACGAAAGCATTTGGAAAGTGCAACGGATGAGTGTAAGAAAAGTAATGTAATTGAGTATCAAAAAAAAGCTGAACAGATATTTCGATATATTCTTTCAATCGCTAATAACAAAGCATTATCCAGATTTTTTGAGGAAGCCGGTCATATCCTCATGGTTTTTGCCCAAAGTCAATGGAATACAGAAACGATGGAAAATTTCCATTTAAGATTAAAAATGTCTATTGAGGCCATTATCGAAGAGGATTTCGTTAAGGCAAAAAATGAAATTCATGAAGCTCTGAATCGTGGAGTGATGTAGAGTCTTTGACTCTAAAACCAAATTGTCGACAATCGACAAAATTAGTGTTATGATGTAATCGTATTCAAACAAGAATATCATCACCAAGATCAAAGGGAGAAAGGGAGAATATTATGCAAGCATTTGATTTTACAGAAAAAGTAGCAATTGTTACCGGTGGCGGCGGGGGTATCGGCCGGGCAGCTTCTATTACACTTTCAGAGTATGGAGCCAAAGTGGTTGTTGTAGACCTTTCTGAAGAGGCTGGCATGTTAACGGTTAATGAAATCAAAGAAAAAGGCGGCGAAGCGAAGTTTGTTAAAGCCGATGTTACAAATGAAGACGATATAAAAAATTATGTTCAAAAAACGATAGATTCTTATGGGAAAATCGATATTTTCCTGAATAATGCAGGGTGGGAAGGCAAAATCATGCCACTTGTCGATTATCCTACTGAAGTTTTCGATCAATTAATGTCAATAAATGTACGCGGCGTTTTCTTGGGTTTGAAACATGTATTGCCCTATATGATTGAACAAAAAAGCGGGGCGGTCGTGAATACAGCTTCAGGAGCTGGCTTACTCGCAACGCCAAACATGGTGGCGTATGGTGCAAGTAAACATGCGGTTCTTGGAATGACGAAAACTGCTGGTGTCGAAGTTGCTCCCCATGGTGTACGGGTGAATGCCGTCTGCCCAGGTGTCGTCAACACGGCTATGATGCGGTCGATTGAAAGCGGATTTGGTCAAGGTGATTCCGCGGCAGCTGAAACGGCTAGAAAACAGTTGGAAGCAACGACTCCGGATGGTCGGTATGCTGAGCCGCAGGAAATTGCAAATCTAATGATGTACTTAGTATCAGATCTTTCCAGCCACATTACGGGTCAAGAACTTGTAATTGACGGCGGGGCCATTTTAATCTGATAAGCAATAGACTTTATTATAGGGGGACGAATACATGAGTTTAAAAGGAAAAGTCATAGTAATTACAGGAGCAGGCAGCGGAATTGGAAAGGAAACGGCATTTAAATTAGCTGAACAGGGAGCTATTGTCGTAGCGGCTGATTACAATGATGTTGCTGCTAAAGAAACGGCTGAATCTATTCAACAAAAGGGAGGCATGGCTTCTTTTGTGAAAGTGGATGTAGCTAAAGCGGAAGAAGTGGAAGCGATGGTAGAAGCTGCAGTTGCCAATCATGGCACCATCGACGGAATTTTCAACAACGCTGGAATTGGACTAGTAAAACCATTTTTAGAGATGGATCCAGAGTCTTATCACAGAGTCGTTGATGTTGATCAACACGGCGTTTATTATGGCATGTATTATGCAGCAAGGAAGATGGTGGAGCTTGGGGTAACAGGCGCAACGATTGTTAATACAGCTTCAATATTTGGGACGATGGTTTCAATTGGCAGCTTTAATTACCATGCTGCAAAAGCTGCAGTCATCGCCATGACTAAATCAGGAGCAATTGAACTTGCGCAATATGGGATTCGTGTTGTCGGTGTGGCACCAGGTTTTATTGAAACGCCGATCATTGGTGATGATCAAGAGTTCCTGGACAGTTTGGCACAACTTCATATGAGGAAAAAATTGATTCAGCCAGAAAAAGTTGCTGAAGTTGTAACGTTCCTGTTTTCTGAAAAAGCGGATGCCATTAATGGACAAGTCATTCCTGTTGATGATGGATTCTTAAGCTTTAAGGGGTAAATTATAAATAGATTTTTCAGATAACTTAAAAAGGGAGTTTTGTCAATGAGCAAACGATTCGATGGCAAAGTAGTAATCATTACAGGTGCAGGATCAGGTTTAGGACAAGCAGCCGCATTGGAAATGGCTAAAGAAGGAGCTAAACTTTCATTAGTTGATTTAAACGATGCATCTTTGGAAGCAACAAAAAAATTAATCTTTGAAATTGCACCAAATTCAGATGTGCTTCTGATCACTGCAGATGTTTCGAATGAAGAAGCAGTAAAGAACTATGTAGACCAAACAGTCAGCAAATATGGTAGAGTCGATGGTTTTTATAATAATGCGGGTATCGAAGGTAAACAGGCACCAACGGCTGAATACGATAGCAACGTTTTCAACAAAGTAACAGACATCAATATTAATGGTGTATTTTATGGCATGAAATACATCCTGCCAATCATGAAAGAACAAGGATCAGGGGCAGTGGTGAACGTTGCTTCTGTAGGCGGAATTCGTGCTGTGCTTAACCAAGCTGCGTACGTTGCAAGTAAACATGCTGTAGCAGGATTAACAAAAACAGCCGCCATAGAGTATGGTCAATACGGAATCAGCATAAATGCCATTGCACCAGGAGTAATCTTAACAGCGATGGTAGAAGGTTCATTCAGGCAAATAGGCGGGGAGAATTGGGAAGAAGCAATGGCGGATTTCGTCAGTGTGAATCCTAAAAAACGCTTTGGTAAACCTGAAGAAGTCGGCCGTTTAGTCGCTTTCTTATTATCAGGGGAATCAGAGTTCATCAATGGGGTAGTCATTCCGATTGATGGCGGACAATCATCACAATACTAATTAAGTAAAGGGAGTGCCAGTATTAGGTCACTCCCTTTTAATGGTATCCTTTATGGTTAGAGACCAAAACTTTTTTGGATTTGATGAAAACGAAGACTTTCTGGGTTTTCGTTTTTTTTGCTTATGTAAAAAATCAGTTTATAGCCTAAATGCGAACCTTTAGAATAGATTCAAGAAGCTAAAAAACAGATGAACTCATAAAAAAAACGCCATACAAGGCGCTTAACAAAATTTCAAGAAACCAATCGTTATTTTTCTTTATCATGAAGCTTATCTTCATATTCAGTTTCCAACATACCATACAGACCATTCATTTCTTGTTCATCAGGATCTGCCCCAAACTCATTTCTATTTTTTTTCTTTTTATCATCAAGGATTTCTTCTTTATCATTCTTCCTATCCATACATATCACCTCCACACAATAGGGTGTCTCATTATCCGAAAAAACATACGCTGAGCGACCAGGTCTTTTTAAGTTTTCTTGCGTTTAAGTTAAGAGTTAAACATAAAATACTAATTCATTACTAGTAATCTCATTTTCAACAACATTTAATTGGTATTCTAAATAGTTATAACTCTTACTATTTGTTAAGATATAAATATATAACTTAGAGATAACGGAGAGAGATTGTGAAGAAGAAACGTAAGAAATCAAAGAATGTTTTTGTCATTTTTATTCTCATTTTTGCATTTTTGCTAATAAAGGAGATCATGCGAACCCCCAATTCTGAAAATGTTTCCACATCAGTAAATACGCTTGATTCTTTTGCGAACGTGAAAAAGTATAGTTCACTTCTCAGAGACGAGTTGGCTAAATACGGGCTTGAGGAGCATACTTCGACATTGATTGCTTTGATGCAGCAGGAAAGCCGAGGACGGGGCGGTGACCCAATGCAGGCATCTGAGTCAGCGGGTCTTGATCCAAATACAATCACAGATCCAACGGAAAGCATTAAGTATGGAGTGAAACATTTTAAGAGAATCAATGAATACGGCAATGAAAAGGACGTGGATTTTGCCACGATCATTCAAGCATATAACATGGGAATTGGTTATATTGATTTCGTTGCGAATAAAGGGGGCAAGCATACTGAGGAGCTTGCGAAGAAGTTTTCCATGCTTCAGGTCGAAAAAAACCCTACCCTTTATGATTGCGGCGGAGACAAAGAGAATTTTCGATACCCATATTGCTACGGTGATTACTCGTACAGTGCCAAGGTATCTAAGAACATTGAGGAGCTTGCCGACAGTATATCGGCTCAAGCTGATGGTGAGTGAGGAGAACAAAAAAGCCTGCTGAATGAAGTAGGCTTTTTGTTCATGCTAAAGGTTTCACTGTTGTTGAGTTCAAAGTATCAAAACCAATGTCATTTGTTGTTCAACCATGGAAGGAGGTCTTTATGTTTATAGAGTTTCTCGGATTCTGAAATGGTTTGTGAAAGAAGAATATCAATGGAATCAAGTAAAGAGTTTAGGGCTTGTTTAACAGAACCACTCTCATAGTGCTCTAAGGGCACAGGTAACTCTTCCTCGTCTAAAATAAAATGTGCCCCACCCGGAAGCACCAAGATATCAATGATCAAATCCTCAAAGGAAACCAACTTATCCTCCATATATGTATTCCTTACAATATTAAAATAGGATCCTAAATAATTCCCTTGGTTATCTCTCCAAATGTATAAATTATAAGGACGGTCTTTCCAATAATGAGCAATCGTATAACTGCCTATAGGAATGGTTAGTTTTATAGGACCCGCTTTCATCGTGAAAGAATCCATGATTTCATGAAAAAGCACGACATGTTGATTTTGTGCTTTTAACAGCAAACAGTTATATTCCACAACTAAGGAGTCATAGCGGATTTTTCTTTCTATTATTTCATCGCCACGCTGTAGTGCTGGTGTAAATATATTGTCCATCGTTTCTATTTCTCCCTTAAAAACTATCTAGATCATTTATTTCATTTTACTTAATAAGGTTTTTCTTTTCTAATAAGGGGCTCGCCAGGGAAATGGGGGATTAACAGCTTTATGGAAATTCAAATATTAAAACCTAATTTCACACCTACAATAACGAGAAACTAGGCTTTATTTACTTCAAAATCGTACACTTCTGGAATAAACACAACTTACAAGATAGTTGTTTCTTGGAACCTATCCTATATACGCCTGCTTTAAAGTTTTAATGTCAATTTTCTTCATTTGGAGCAGCGCTTTCATAACTCTTTCCGATTTTTCAGGATTGGAGTCGTTTACCATCTCGGTTAGTTCCGCAGGGACAATTTGCCATGACACACCAAATCGATCTTTCAGCCAACCGCACACTTGCGCTTTTTCGTCTCCGCCTTCGGAAAGTTTTTCCCAATAATAATCGACATCTTCTTGATCGTCGCAATTGATGATAAATGATATTGCCTCTGTGAATTTGAATTGAGGGCCGCCATTCAATGCTACGAATGCTTGTCCTTCCAATTCAAATTCCACGGTCATCACTGACCCCTCTTGCTTCCCGTGGATTTGATTTCCTTCATTTCCATAGCGAGTGATCCTACCGATCTTAGAATTTTCGAAGATGGATGTGTAGAACTTTGCCGCCTCTTCAGCTTGATTATCAAACCACAAGTTGGTTGTGATTTTTTGAATTTTATTTTTCATAATTTCTCCTTTTCGGTTACATATTTAGTAAGTCTTTGATAACTAAACCCTTCAGTTATTGGGGTTATAAGTGAAATTTATTTTTCGAGTATTGAAATACCCTATTACTATACACCATTTATCAGGAACCTAGAAAATTATGTAAGGGTTAGGGTGAAGTTAAAAACCGTTTGAGAATTCAATTTTTACTAGCCAATCATTTAACTAATTACCTTTATATAGCATCCCCTAAGGGTTAACGAAAAATTATTTCCTTATGCTAGTTACGGTATCTTTGCCCCTAGTGATGGAAATAAAAAAGGATATAGAAACTTTTCACCAGTGAAAAGACCTATATCCAAATAATTGAAGATTAATCAATAAAGTGTCATGTTCATTTCTCAGCTCTCGAAGTTAAATTGCCATTTGATTCCGAATT
The DNA window shown above is from Peribacillus sp. FSL P2-0133 and carries:
- a CDS encoding histidine kinase N-terminal 7TM domain-containing protein, encoding MPRELLLYILVVIMAGVLSFFLCLFAQLRIKDAPGAKPYILVTLLSSIFTFSYAFELSSTSLEQIIFWLRVEYLALPFIPVFLLLMCIEYIGQRIKKVWQYALFIIPFITIFLHYTNDLHHLYYKSMELRSDSPFPIIKLVGGPWFYVQSLFLFLCVMISIIILLKQVKKSSFRFRMQISMMVAGLLIPIMANYYYINGLSSYGIDLGPVSMSITFIFHGAALLTFQMFNVAPIARETVFESMKEGVIVLNQQGLIVDYNHGMRKVIPMLDEHSIGKSITSVLNGNHHLSEIIELKQDSDFNCSLNGKLVHYHIGFSPVLNKSNLPIGQIITFANVTERVLMLEKLKQLASLDGLTQILNRTFFINESEMLFDALSMEGGSVSVIMFDIDHFKDVNDTFGHEAGDAVITLVANTAKEHIREGDLLGRYGGEEFIICLPDTALATAYELADIIREKVSESITVVNEEKISVSCSFGVTHVLIKAGDRSQSIKTLMPRADQALYAAKKNGRNCVKIIA
- a CDS encoding methyltransferase domain-containing protein, translating into MNHSYQDALAIIGIEGAHPGGFELTKQLLKNEEIDHTSIILDAGCGTGQTSSYLAKTFLCQVSALDNHPEMVKHAKKRFQQANLSIDLYKASIEELPFDNHSFDFIIAESTTAFTDIQKSLREFFRVLKLEGTLLSIDMTAETSLDSASKKEIMDFYNLRELLTQSEWLKAFQQNGFTDLKILRSSTVLEELMNSSALNSLVQPLNESLERVMDEHYRLILSYGNSLGYRVYRASKK
- a CDS encoding SUMF1/EgtB/PvdO family nonheme iron enzyme; its protein translation is MVKIPGGEIELRDDRIKSKWKAEIRPFLLARYPVTRDFYYDITNKSPNSFDRDLKPVVNISWNDAISFCNLLSRKAGLGECYSKNGENIVCDWESSGFRLPSEAEWQYACKAGTAGYRYGDLNKIAWYNENSGGIIHEVGTKEPNPWGLHDMLGNVWEWCWDLYDEQVYGTYRIFRGGSWAEDARGCGASCRRRSHPTFCIDDLGFRLARSF
- a CDS encoding DUF2935 domain-containing protein translates to MNEFLEKTARFEHRFWLQILGDHGRFIHESLAPVEVENIEIASEFIRIFDTLLGKANSEEISQLTAMAEEEALRFREFKLSLLKEHLVGKIKIHLSPSFINHMVNELEEYLRLLKYFNSNQMPPVFHELHHHLLWLLDAAGHAGAISSNMDEVEKRLKEKSDQYKKHFNDFYLKAVEMAGYLRTNLSTFPALEKLNQDVTLEIKFFQHFLLELEELDLSAQALGTFSPLMADHMWREECYYLTKLAESTDTEKPNCDPAKPRLVE
- a CDS encoding GntR family transcriptional regulator yields the protein MFGNTSNLTDGIYFGESLPQQIAKHILKKIIEGEIEAGEKIVEEDISKELNTSRAPVREALYLLQVDGIVERIPRRGTIVKPFSQKEIIEYNDVTIGLIQMGIEFSQGRWHEENKQSLRKHLESATDECKKSNVIEYQKKAEQIFRYILSIANNKALSRFFEEAGHILMVFAQSQWNTETMENFHLRLKMSIEAIIEEDFVKAKNEIHEALNRGVM
- a CDS encoding glucose 1-dehydrogenase gives rise to the protein MQAFDFTEKVAIVTGGGGGIGRAASITLSEYGAKVVVVDLSEEAGMLTVNEIKEKGGEAKFVKADVTNEDDIKNYVQKTIDSYGKIDIFLNNAGWEGKIMPLVDYPTEVFDQLMSINVRGVFLGLKHVLPYMIEQKSGAVVNTASGAGLLATPNMVAYGASKHAVLGMTKTAGVEVAPHGVRVNAVCPGVVNTAMMRSIESGFGQGDSAAAETARKQLEATTPDGRYAEPQEIANLMMYLVSDLSSHITGQELVIDGGAILI
- a CDS encoding SDR family NAD(P)-dependent oxidoreductase; translation: MSLKGKVIVITGAGSGIGKETAFKLAEQGAIVVAADYNDVAAKETAESIQQKGGMASFVKVDVAKAEEVEAMVEAAVANHGTIDGIFNNAGIGLVKPFLEMDPESYHRVVDVDQHGVYYGMYYAARKMVELGVTGATIVNTASIFGTMVSIGSFNYHAAKAAVIAMTKSGAIELAQYGIRVVGVAPGFIETPIIGDDQEFLDSLAQLHMRKKLIQPEKVAEVVTFLFSEKADAINGQVIPVDDGFLSFKG
- a CDS encoding glucose 1-dehydrogenase — protein: MSKRFDGKVVIITGAGSGLGQAAALEMAKEGAKLSLVDLNDASLEATKKLIFEIAPNSDVLLITADVSNEEAVKNYVDQTVSKYGRVDGFYNNAGIEGKQAPTAEYDSNVFNKVTDININGVFYGMKYILPIMKEQGSGAVVNVASVGGIRAVLNQAAYVASKHAVAGLTKTAAIEYGQYGISINAIAPGVILTAMVEGSFRQIGGENWEEAMADFVSVNPKKRFGKPEEVGRLVAFLLSGESEFINGVVIPIDGGQSSQY
- a CDS encoding DUF4021 domain-containing protein, whose amino-acid sequence is MDRKNDKEEILDDKKKKNRNEFGADPDEQEMNGLYGMLETEYEDKLHDKEK
- a CDS encoding lysozyme family protein, which gives rise to MVKKKRKKSKNVFVIFILIFAFLLIKEIMRTPNSENVSTSVNTLDSFANVKKYSSLLRDELAKYGLEEHTSTLIALMQQESRGRGGDPMQASESAGLDPNTITDPTESIKYGVKHFKRINEYGNEKDVDFATIIQAYNMGIGYIDFVANKGGKHTEELAKKFSMLQVEKNPTLYDCGGDKENFRYPYCYGDYSYSAKVSKNIEELADSISAQADGE
- a CDS encoding DUF402 domain-containing protein, with the protein product MDNIFTPALQRGDEIIERKIRYDSLVVEYNCLLLKAQNQHVVLFHEIMDSFTMKAGPIKLTIPIGSYTIAHYWKDRPYNLYIWRDNQGNYLGSYFNIVRNTYMEDKLVSFEDLIIDILVLPGGAHFILDEEELPVPLEHYESGSVKQALNSLLDSIDILLSQTISESEKLYKHKDLLPWLNNK
- a CDS encoding VOC family protein, with the translated sequence MKNKIQKITTNLWFDNQAEEAAKFYTSIFENSKIGRITRYGNEGNQIHGKQEGSVMTVEFELEGQAFVALNGGPQFKFTEAISFIINCDDQEDVDYYWEKLSEGGDEKAQVCGWLKDRFGVSWQIVPAELTEMVNDSNPEKSERVMKALLQMKKIDIKTLKQAYIG